The following proteins come from a genomic window of Populus alba chromosome 12, ASM523922v2, whole genome shotgun sequence:
- the LOC118046331 gene encoding uncharacterized protein, protein MCSETSPRISFSNGLGHDREIEQLSRRDIKLLDSNSDFEFSICSSLGHESSPADELFADGMILPFQIPGGITASKQIHKYKSPQKDSLPPLPFPSTNGNLTKDSMRELMVVNSDQLKEKPQSKSFWGFKRSSSLNSDIKRSLCSLPLLSRSSSTGSVPYAKRTTLKDMRKNNSQKQQSAAMAKSEPLPSSSSSESTFVYSLPQKPPLKKAGSYGKISPVLNLPPPYIYKGTANLFGLGSFLRNGKEKKSRK, encoded by the coding sequence ATGTGCTCGGAAACAAGCCCTCGAATATCATTCTCTAATGGTCTTGGACATGACAGAGAAATTGAGCAACTGTCAAGAAGGGACATAAAATTATTGGACTCAAATTCTGATTTTGAGTTCAGTATTTGCAGTAGTTTAGGCCATGAATCGTCTCCGGCAGACGAGCTTTTCGCAGATGGCATGATCCTGCCTTTTCAAATTCCAGGAGGAATTACTGCCTCAAAgcaaatacataaatataaatcaccACAAAAAGATTCCCTTCCTCCTCTTCCATTTCCTTCTACTAATGGCAATTTAACTAAAGATAGCATGAGGGAATTGATGGTTGTGAATTCTGATCAGTTGAAGGAAAAGCCTCAGTCCAAGTCTTTCTGGGGATTCAAGAGAAGTAGTAGTCTCAACAGTGATATCAAGAGAAGCCTTTGCTCATTACCACTTTTATCACGGAGCAGCTCAACTGGTTCTGTGCCATATGCAAAGAGAACAACATTGAAGGATATGCGCAAGAACAATTCACAGAAGCAACAATCAGCTGCCATGGCAAAGTCAGAACCACTACCATCATCATCGTCTTCGGAGTCTACTTTTGTTTATTCATTACCACAAAAGCCTCCATTGAAGAAGGCAGGGTCTTATGGTAAGATTAGTCCTGTGCTTAATTTGCCACCACCTTACATTTACAAAGGAACTGCAAATCTTTTTGGTTTGGGATCCTTTTTGCGCaatggaaaggaaaagaagagcaGAAAGTGA
- the LOC118046333 gene encoding uncharacterized protein, producing the protein MASSSSQERSKQLHNFSLPCLRWGNQRLLRCVKVSDDIINSNDDNQHQQGFQSKPINLVSYKNYKPNPIQVNNAAAKRLKLPSSSPFVAEEEKGGGNIDESPRPWNLRTRRAACNAPLRIEEQPSRRNVVVSPRRYLEIDSPKKYYESLMVKRQQSFEMKEKVKFSISLSKREIEEDFLEMVRIRPPRRPKKRPRIVQKNLDSIFPGLWLAEITPDSYKVQEVPES; encoded by the exons ATGGCTTCCTCATCATCTCAAGAGAGATCAAAGCAACTACACAACTTTTCTTTGCCTTGTTTGAGATGGGGCAATCAGAGACTCCTTAGATGTGTCAAAGTAAGTGATGACATTATCAATAGCAATGATGATAATCAGCACCAGCAAGGATTTCAATCAAAACCCATCAATTTGGTTTCTTACAAGAATTATAAACCAAACCCGATTCAAGTCAACAATGCTGCTGCCAAAAGATTGAagcttccttcttcttctccttttgttGCCGAGGAAGAGAAAGGAGGAGGAAATATTGATGAATCTCCAAGACCCTGGAATTTGAGGACTAGAAGGGCAGCTTGTAACGCTCCACTTAGAATCGAAGAGCAGCCGTCGAGGAGAAATGTTGTTGTTTCTCCAAGGAGGTATTTAGAGATTGATTCACCAAAGAAATATTATGAGAGTTTGATGGTGAAGAGGCAGCAGAGTTTCGAGATGAAGGAGAAAGTCAAGTTTTCGATTTCTTTATCAAAGAGAGAGATTGAAGAGGATTTTCTTGAGATGGTTAGAATTAGGCCACCAAGGAGGCCTAAGAAGAGGCCTCGAATCGTACAGAAGAATTTGGAT TCAATTTTCCCTGGGTTGTGGCTAGCTGAAATAACACCAGATTCATACAAGGTTCAAGAAGTGCCTGAATCATGA